A stretch of DNA from Streptomyces xanthii:
GATACGCCGCCCCCGCGTGGTCCGGGGCAGCCGCGGCCTGGTTCCGGGCAGCTTCAAGGGTGGCTCTCCTCAGTCGAGGCGACGGTACTTCCCTGTCACCGACCCAGACGCCCCACCTCCGGAGAAGGTTTCGCCGCACGGCGGGCGGGAGCAGGACCGGGCAGGTGCGCCCCGTCAGGGGCGCGGGGAACTGCGCGAGAAGCCCCACGGGGCGGCGGCCGGGGACGATGGCGAGCACACCACGGCGGTGGGCCGGGTGGACGGGCGGGAGCAGGACCGGGCAGGTGCGCCCTGTCAGGGGCGCGGGGAACTGCGCGAGAAGCCCCACGGGGCGGCGGCCGGGGACGATGGCGAGCACACCACGGCGGTGGGCCGGGTGGACGGGCGGGAGCAGGGCCGGGCAGGTGCGCCCCGTCAGGGGCGCGGGGAACTGCGCGAGAAGCCCCACCGGGCGGCGGCCGGGAAGAGAGCGGCCGCACCACGGCGGGACCGGGGCCGCCCCGGGCAGAGGCCCCGCTCACCGATCCCCCCGCCGCACAGTGAACCCGCGGCAACCACTCGTCACCGCCCCGCAACAACACGGCAACCCCCACCCGGCACGATCACTCCATGACGGACGAGTTCGCAAGCACGGGCACGACCAGCACGGCAGGACTCCTCACCATGATCAGTGACCAGCTCGGCGATCAGCTCAGCCACGTCTCCCTGCGGAGCCGCAAGAAGGCGCCCGCCCTCGTCCTCGTGGCCCACGGCAGCCGGGACCCCCGCGCCCTCGCCACGGTGACCGCCCTGACCCACCGCATCCGGGAACTCCGCCCCGCCCTCCCCGTCCACCTGGGTCACATAGAACTCAACGAGCCCCTGCTCACCGACACCCTCACCGCACTCCGCCCCGGCCGAGCCGTCCTCGTCCCGCTCCTCCTCTCCCGCGGCCACCACGTCAAGCACGACATCCCCGGCGCGGCCGGCGCCGCGGAGCACCTCCGTACCCGCGTCGCCGCCCCCCTCGGCCCGCACCCCCTCCTCGTCGACGCCCTGCACGACCGCCTGACCGAGGCCGGCTGGCCGGCGCAGCAGTCCGAGCGGGCCCGCCGCCGCTCCGGCGTCGTGCTCGCCGCCGCCGGGTCCCGCGACCCCGACGCCGCCGTCGACATCCGCCGCACCGCCGACCTGCTCGCCCACCGCCTCGGCGTCCCCGTCGTCCCGGCCCACCCGGGCTCGGCCGAGGCCCAGGACGTGCCGGCGGCGGTCCGCGCCCTCGCCGCCCGCGGCAGGACCCGTACGGCGGTCGCCGCGTACTTCACGGCCCCGGGCCGGTTCGCCGCCCAGGCCGCGGCCGCCGCGCCCGGCATCGCGGCGGCCCCGCTCGGCACCCACCCGGCCCTCGCCCGCCTGGTCCTGCACCGCTACGACACCGCCCTGACGGGCGCCGCGCAGAACGCCCCGCACACCGCTCTGCCCGATCTGGCGACCGCCTGACAGTGGTGCCGTCTACTGTCGCCCCATGGAACGCAGCGACAAGAACGGCCTGGACGACACCGGTTACGACCCCGCCGCGGCCGAGCGCTGGGCCCCCGAGCCCGACAAGCGCCCCGGCCGCACCGCGTTCCAGCGGGACCGCGCCCGCGTCCTGCACTCCGCCGCGCTGCGCCGTCTCGCCGGCAAGACCCAGGTCGTCACCCCCGGCACCAGGAGCCGGCACTGGGACGCCAGCCCCCGCACCCGCCTCACCCACTCCCTGGAGTGCGCCCAGGTCGGCCGGGAGCTCGGCGCGGCGCTCGGCTGCGACCCCGACCTCGTCGAGACGGCCTGCCTCTCGCACGACCTCGGCCACCCGCCCTTCGGGCACAACGGGGAACAGGCGCTCAACGAGATCGCCGAGGACTGCGGCGGCTTCGAGGGCAACGCCCAGTCGTTGCGCCTGCTCACCCGCATCGAACCCAAGCGCTTCGTGCACGCCCCCGGCACCGGCGAACTCGTCAGCGTGGGACTCAACCTGACCCGCGCCGCCCTCGACGCCGCCACCAAGTACCCGTGGCCGCGCGGCGCCCACCCCAGCGACCCCGGCTCGCCCAAGTTCGGGGTGTACGAGGACGACCGGCCGGTCTTCGACTGGGTGCGCCAGGCCGCGCCCGGCCGGCGCACCTGTTTCGAGGCCCAGGTCATGGACTGGTCCGACGACGTCGCGTACTCGGTGCACGACCTGGAGGACGGCCTGCACGCGGGCCACCTCGACCCGAACGTGCTGCACGCCGAGCCCGAGCGCGCCGACGTCTTCGCGGTCGCCGTCGGGCGCTACGTGCCGGCGGACACCGACCCGGCCGAGCTGGCCGCCGCCCTCGACCGGCTCCTCGACCAGGAGTGGTGGCCGCACGGCTACGACGGCACCGCCATCGCGCAGGCCCGCCTCAAGGACGCCACCAGCCAGCTCATCGGCCGCTTCTGCCTCGCCGCCGAGGGCGCCACCCGGGCCCGGTACGGCTCGGGCCGCCTCACCCGCTACGGCGCCGAACTGGTCGTCCCGCGCGAGGCCCGCATGGAGTGCGCCGTCCTCAAGGCCGTCGCCGACCGCTATGTGATGCAGCGCCCCCAGCAGGAGGCGCTCCGCGCCGACCAGCGCGTCGTCGTCGCCGAACTGGCCGAGGCCCTCACCGCCCGCGCCCCCGACGGCCTGGACCCCCAGTTCCGCGCCCTGTTCGACGAGGCCCCCGACGACCGGGCCCGCAAGCGCGTCGTGGTCGACCAGATCGCCTCCCTCACGGACGCCACGGCCCGCTCCCTCCACGCCTCCCTCACGGCGCCCCGCTCCTGAACCCTCCCGCTCACCGGCCCCCGCCGGCCACGTCCTCGCCGACCCGTCCCCCGTTCATGACCGCGTCCCCGAGGGGCGTCCGCCGGTGCAGCACCGTGTTGCCGCGCCGCTCCGACGTGACCAGACCCGCCTCGCGCAGCACCGTCGCGTGGCGGCTCGCCGTCGAGGCCGTCAGCCGGAGCAGCTCCGCCAACTGGCCCGTCGTCCGCGGATGTTCCAGCGCGTCCAGGACCAGGGCCCGTGTCGGGCCGATCAGTTGGGAGACCGGTGGCGGCGCCGAGCCGTGGGCGCGGGTGCGGGCGAGCCAGCCGGGGGCCGGACCCAGCGGATGGACCAGCACCGGGTCGAGCGCGTCGTCGGCCAGCACGACCGGCGCCACCACACAGAAGAACCCCGGCACGATCGTCAGCGGCCGCCCGCCCAGCGGCAGCCGCCGCGCCACCGGGTACGCGGCGACCAGCGCCCCCGCGTCCAACGCCACCGACGGCCCGTAACTCTCCAGGAGCCCGGCCGCGCCCCCGCGCAGCGCCGCGTCCGCCCGCACGGCGCGGTCGTCGGCGACCGCGCCCCGCATCGCCGGGAGATACGGCTCGACCGCGACCGCGTGGTACGCCCGCAGCGCCCGCCCGAGCCGCTCCAGCGCCGCCACGTCCCCCTCGGCGAGCCGCCGCACCCCCGGCGGCACCGGCCCGTGCGCGTACACCTCGGACAGTTCCGCCGACAGCCGGCGCCGCGGCGTGCTCAGCACCGCCTCGATCCCCTCCGCCAGACCGCCGCCGCCCTGGCCGGGCGTGAGGAAGTCCGGGAAGTACGCGGCCCACGGCGACAGCCGGGTCAGCGCCGCCGTCACCTCCGTGAGCCCGCTCCGCGCCAGCGCCGCCCGCACCTCGCGCCGCCACGGGTCGAACACCACGGCCGCCTGACGGTTCTGCAGCAGATGCAGACTCAGCACGATCTCCCACAGCGGATCGGTGTCCGGCGCGACCCGCAGCCGCGCCAGATCCTCCCCCGTGACCTCGATGCGCAGCATCGCCCAGGATCCCCCCGCTCCCTTTGCGTTGTGGACGAATTACCCCACAACTCCCCGCCATTACCGCACGGTTGGGCCCGGGGAAGCACGGGGGACACGGGGATATCGGGGGATGGCCGTGGACGCGGTGGACTGGTGCGCGCTGCTCGCGGTGGCGCTCGCGGCGGGATGGCTGGACGCGGTGGTCGGCGGCGGGGGCCTGGTGCAGGTGCCGGCCCTGATGGTGCTGCTGCCCACCGCCCCGATGGCGACGCTGCTCGGCACGAACAAGCTGGTGGCGATCACCGGCACCTCGTCCGCGGCCCTGACGTACGCGAGACGCGTGGGCCTGGGCGGCACGGGCACCGTCCGCGCGGCCCTGATCGGCGTCCCGACCTCCTTGCTGGGCGCGATGACGGCCGCGTACCTGCCCGAGGGCGTGTTCCTGCCCGCCGTCCTGGTGACGCTGCTCGCCGTCGGCGTCTGGGGCCTGTTCGGCGCGGGCGCCGCGCAGGGCCGCGCCCCGGACGGGCCGGGGGAGCGGCCCCGCAGGCCGGGGCGCCGCGCCCTGACCGCCGTCGCCGTCATCGGCTACTACAGCGGGGCCATCGGCTCCGGCACCGGCGTCCTCCTCGTCGCCCTGTTCACCGCCACCCTCGGCACCGGCTTCCTCAAGGGCTCGGCCACCGCCAAGGCGGTCTCCGTCGGCACCGACCTCGGCGCCCTCGTCCTGTTCGCCTCCCTCGGCCACGTGCTGTGGGCGACCGGCGCCGCGATGGCCCTCGCCAACATCACCGGCGGCGCCATCGGAGCCCGTACGGCCATCCGCGGGGGCGCCGGATTCGTGCGCGCCGCGCTGCTCTGCACGGTGGTCGCCCTCGTCACGAAGCTCGCACTCGACCACTGGGCGTGACGGTCCGGCGGACCACGCCGAAACCGCTCCAAAGGAAAAATCGGAGAAAACCGCTGAAAAACGGAGAGAAAGGTGCTGTGATCGGGCCGCGCCCCCTTCCCGCATCACGCTCCGTGCGGGACGCTCGCATATGACGGCACGGCTTGACGGGCTTGACGGCTTGGCAACGAGGAGGAATCACGTGGTCGACGCGGACCAGACGTTCGTCATCGTCGGAGGAGGACTCGCCGGCGCGAAGGCCGCCGAGACGCTCCGCTCGGAGGGCTTCACCGGCCGGGTCATCCTGATCGGTGACGAACGGGACCACCCGTACGAACGCCCACCCCTGTCCAAGGGCTACCTCCAGGGCAAGGAGGAGCGCGACAGCGTCTTCGTCCACGAACCGGCCTGGTACGCGAGCAACGACATCGAGCTCCACCTCGGCCAGACGGTCACCGCCATCGACCGCACCGCCAAGACCGTGCAGCTCGGCGAGGGCACCGCCGTGCGCTACGACAAGCTGCTGCTCGCCACCGGCGCAGAGCCCCGCCGCCTCGACATCCCCGGCACCCACCTCGCCGGCGTCCACCATCTGCGCCGGCTCTCCCACGCCGAGCGCCTCAAGCACGTCCTCGCCTCCCTCGGCCGGGACAACGGGCACCTGGTGATCGCCGGCGCCGGCTGGATCGGCCTGGAGGTCGCCGCCGCCGCCCGCCAGTACGGCGCCGAGGTCACGATCGTCGAGCCGGAGGCCACCCCGCTGCACGCGGTCCTCGGCCCCGAGCTCGGCCAGATCTTCACCGAACTGCACAGCGACCACGGCGTCCGCTTCCACTTCGGCGCCCGGCTCACCGAGATCAGCGGCCAGGACGGCATGGTCCTCGCCGCCCTCACCGACGACGGCGAGGAGCACCCCGCGCACGACGTGCTCGCCGCCATCGGTGCCGCCCCGCGCACCGCCCTCGCCGAGGCCGCGGGACTGGAGATGGCGCCGCGCGAGCACGGCGGCGGCATCGCCGTCGACATCGCCCTGCGCACCTCCGACCCCGACATCCACGCCGCGGGCGACGTCGCCGCCGTCCAGCACCCCCTGTTCGACACCCGGCTCCGCGTCGAGCACTGGGCCAACGCGCTCAACGGCGGGCCCGCCGCCGCCCGCGCCATGATGGGCAAGGACGTCGTCTACGACCGGGTGCCGTACTTCTTCTCCGACCAGTACGACCTCGGCCTGGAGTACTCGGGCTGGGCGCCCCCGGGCTCGTACGACCAGGTCGTGCTGCGCGGCGACGCGGGCAAGCGCGAGTTCATCGCCTTCTGGCTCAAGGACGGCCGCGTCCTCGCGGGGATGAACGTGAATGTGTGGGACGTCACGGAGCAGATCCAGAAACTGATCCGCACCGGCGTCCGGCCCGGCGCCGAGCGCCTCGGCGACCCGTCCGTGCCGCTGGCCACCCTGCTGGAGGAGTGAGACCGGCGTCCCTGAGTCACCCTCCCGTGCCCGTAGAATTCACGCGTGGCAGGCAGGATCAATGACGAGGACGTGAAAGCGGTTCGGGACGCGGTCCCGATCGACGCCGTCGTGTCCGAGTACCTGCAACTGCGCAACGCGGGCGGCGGCAACCTGAAGGGCCTGTGCCCCTTCCACGACGAGAAGTCACCGTCCTTCCAGGTCAGTCCGAGCAAGGGGTTCTTCCACTGCTTCGGCTGCCAGGAAGGCGGCGACACCATCACGTTCGTGATGAAGATCGACCACCTCACCTTCTCCGAGGCGGTCGAGCGCCTGGCCGGCCAGGCCGGCATCACGCTGCGCTACGAAGAAGGCGGCTACAACCCCTCCCACCAGCGCGGCGAGCGGATCCGCCTGGTCGAGGCGCACAAGATCGCCGCACAGTTCTACGTGGACCAGCTGGAGTCCCCGGAAGCCGAGATCGGGCGGAAGTTCCTCGCCGAGCGCGGCTTCGACCAGGCCGCGGCCGCCCACTTCGGCGTCGGCTACAGCCCGGCCGGCTGGGACCACCTCACCCGCTTCCTGCGCGGCAAGGGCTTCACCGACAAGGAGCTCACCCTCTCCGGCCTCTCCCAGGAGGGCCGCCGCGGCCCCATCGACCGATTCCGCGGCCGCCTCATGTGGCCCATCCGCGACATCGGCGGCGAGGTCGTCGGCTTCGGCGCCCGCCGCCTGCGCGAGGACGACAACGGGCCGAAGTACCTGAACACGCCCGAGACCCCCATCTACAAGAAGTCCCAGGTCCTCTACGGCATCGACCTCGCCAAGAAGGAGATCGCCAAGTCCTCCCGCGCGGTCGTCGTCGAGGGCTACACGGACGTCATGGCCTGCCACCTCGCCGGGGTGACCACCGCCATCGCCACCTGCGGCACCGCCTTCGGCGGCGACCACATCAAGATCCTCCGACGGCTCCTCATGGACAACGGGTCGGCGCGCGTCATCTTCACCTTCGACGGCGACGCCGCGGGCCAGAAGGCCGCCCTGCGCGCCTTCGAGGACGACCAGAAGTTCGCCGCCGAGACCTACATCGCCATCGCGCCGGACAACATGGACCCGTGCGACCTGCGCCTCGTCAAGGGCGACGAAGCGGTCGCCGACCTGGTCGAACCCCGCACCCCCCTCTTCGAGTTCGCGCTGCGCCAGATCGTGAGCCGCTACGACCTGGAGACCCCCGCCGGGCGCGCCGCCGCGCTCGACGAGGCCGCGCCCGTCGTCGCCCGGATCAAGAACAGCGCCTCCCAGCACGAGGTCGCCGTCCAGCTCGCCGGGATGCTCGGCATCCTCGACACCCAGTTCGTCGTCAAGCGCGTCGCCCAGCTCGCCCGCTGGGCCCGCGACCGCGGCGGCAAGGGCCCCGCCCCGGCCCGCGGCGGCGCCCCGTCCATGGCCGCGGCCGCGCCCGCCACCCCCGGCTTCGGCGGCCCCGCCCTCACTCTGCGCAACCCCGTCTACGCCACCGAGCGCGAACTCCTCAAGCTCGCCCTCCAGCACCCGCACCTCGTCTCCCCGGCCTTCGACGCGTACGGCATCGACGAGTTCACCGCCGCGCCCTACGCGGCCGTGCGCCAGGCCGTCCTGGAGGCGGGCGGCGCCGAGCAGGGCGTCCAGGACCCGCAGGCCTATCTCGTCGCCGTCCGTGAGGCCGCGCCCGACGACGCCGTGCGCGCCATGGTCACCGAGCTCGCCGTCGAGGCCATCCACCGCAAGACCGTCGACGAGGCCTACGCGGGCGAGCAGCTCGTGTGGGTCCGCCGCCGCGCCGTCGACCGCCGCATCCGCGACGTCCAGGGCACCCTCACCCGCCTCGGCAACGGCGGCGACCCGGCGCAACTGGCCGCGGTGCAGAACGAGTTGTGGGTGCTCCAGCAGTACGGCCAGGCCCTGCGGGAGCGCGGCGCCGAAGCGCTGTAGCCGGGCCGCGCACCGACGCGCCGTTTGGCGGCGGGCCCCGCGGGGAAGACCGGCCGAACCTACAGCTCGGTAACCGTCCGGTCACGCACCGGACTCAAAAAGTCATCGCACACCCCTCGTGGCGGGACTGTGTCGTACCCCACACTGAGTCCGGTGCCTGAGTCCCCGGAGCGCGGCCGGAGCACGGACGACGCTCCCTCCGCCGCACGCCTCAGCAGCGATCACCTGGAGGTCGCCCCCGTGCAGACCCAGACCCTCACCCCGAGCGAGAGCACAGCGCAGGCCGAACCACCCGCCGCCCCGGCGGACGACGTGCTCCCCGCGGTGCCCGCGCAGAGCCGCTCCGCGCACCACCCCGAGGCGGCCGGCGCCGGGGCCCCGCAGGACGAGCCAGGCGAGACCGTGCCGTCCGATGCGCCCGAGCCGCTGCGCGCCGCCCGCGCCGAAACCGGCGGACCCTCGTCCGACCTGTTCCGCCAGTACCTGCGCGAGATCGGCCGCATCCCGCTGCTGAGCGCCGCCGAGGAGGTCGAGCTCGCCCGCCGCGTCGAAGCCGGACTGTTCGCCGAGGAACGCCTCACCTCGGGCGCCGACCTCGACTCCGGGCTCGCCCTGGACCTCGACCGGCTGGTCGTCATGGGCCGCATGGCCAAGCGCCGCCTCATCGAGTCCAACCTGCGCCTGGTCGTCTCCGTCGCCAAGCGCTACGTCGGCCGCGGCCTGACCATGCTCGACCTCGTCCAGGAGGGGAACCTGGGCCTCATCCGCGCCGTCGAGAAGTTCGACTACGCCCGGGGCTACAAGTTCTCGACGTACGCCACCTGGTGGATCCGCCAGGCCATGAGCCGTGCCCTCGCCGACCAGGCCCGCACCATCCGTGTCCCCGTCCACGTCGTCGAGCTCATCAACCGCGTGGTCCGCGTCCAGCGCCGGATGCTCCAGGAGCGCGGCTACGAGCCCACGCCCGAAGAGGTCGCCGCCCACCTCGACCTGCCGCACGAACGCGTCAGCGAGGTGCTCCGGCTCGCCCAGGAACCGGTCTCGCTGCACGCCCCGGTCGGCGAGGAGGACGACGTCGCGCTCGGCGACCTCATCGAGGACGGCGACGCGGCGAGCCCCGTCGAGTCCGCCGCGTTCCTCCTGCTCCGCGAACACCTCGAAGCGGTCCTCTCCACCCTCGGCGAACGCGAACGCAAGGTGGTCCAGCTCCGCTACGGCCTGGCCGACGGCCGCCCCCGCACCCTGGAGGAGATAGGCCGCATCTTCGGCGTCACCCGCGAACGCATCCGCCAGATCGAGTCCAAGACCCTCAACAAGCTGAGGGACCACGCCTTCGCGGACCAGCTGCGGGGCTACCTGGATTGATGGAGGCGCCCCGAAGGGGCATGCCTCCAGGGGCGCGGGGAACTGCGCGACCAGCCACGACGGACCGGTGGCCGACAGTTCCCCGCAACCCGCGACGGCGCCTAGTCGACCTCGGCGACAGCCTGCGCGAACTGAGCTTCGTACAGCCGCTGGTACGCCCCGCCCGCGGAGACGAGGTCCTCGTGCGAGCCCTGCTCCACGATCGACCCGTTCTCCATGACCAGAATCGTGTCGGCGTCGCGGATCGTCGAGAGACGGTGCGCGATGACGAACGAGGTCCGCCCCGAGGCGAGCCGCGCCATGGCCTTCTGGATGAGCACCTCGGTGCGGGTGTCGACGGAGGAGGTCGCCTCGTCGAGCACGAGGATCACAGGGTCGGACAGGAACGCCCGGGCGATCGTGATGAGCTGCTTCTCGCCCGCGCTGACCCCCGTCCCCTCGTCGTCGATCACCGTGTCGTACCCGTCGGGCAGCGTCCGGATGAACCGGTCCGCGTGCGCGGCCCGCGCCGCCCGCTCGACGTCCTCCCGGGTGACCTCCTTCGCCGCGCCGTACGCGATGTTGTCCGCGATCGTCCCGCCGAACAGCCACGTGTCCTGGAGCACCATGCCGATCCCGGCCCGCAGCTCGTCCCGGGACATCTCCGCGATGTCGACCCCGTCGAGCGTGATCCGTCCGCCGGTGACGTCGTAGAACCGCAGCAGCAGATTGACCAGCGTCGTCTTGCCCGCACCCGTCGGCCCCACGATGGCGACCGTGTGCCCGGGCTCCGCCGTCAGCGACAGGTCCTCGATGAGCGGCCGGTCCGGGTCGTAACGGAAGGCGACGTGCTCGAACTCGACGTGCCCGCGCAGCCGTTCCGGCTTCCGCGGGGTCCGCGGGTCCGGCGACTGCTCCTCGGCGTCGAGCAGTTCGAAGATCCGCTCGGCGGAGGCGACGCCCGACTGCACCAGGTTCGCCATCGACGCGACCTGCGTCAGCGGCATCGAGAACTGGCGCGAGTACTGGATGAACGCCTGCACGTCACCGATGGACAGCGAACCGGACGCCACCCGCAGACCGCCGACCACGGCCACGAGCACATAGTTCAGGTTCGACACGAAGAACATCAGCGGCTGCATGATCCCGCTGTTGAACTGCGCCTTGAACGAGGCCTCGTACAGCGCCTCGTTCTGCTCGGCGAACTGCTCCGCCGACTCCTTCTGCCGGCCGAACACCTTCACCAGCGTGTGGCCCGTGTACATCTCCTCGATGTGCGCGTTCAGCACACCCGTGGTCTTCCACTGCTGCACGAACTGCGGCTGCGACCGCTTGCCGACCTTCGCCGCGACGACCACCGAGAGCGGCACCGTCACCAGCGCGACCAGCGCGAGCAGCCACGAGATCCAGAACATCATCACCAGCACGCCGACGATGGTCAGCAGCGAGTTGAGCATCTGCCCCATCGTCTGCTGGAGCGTCTGCCCGATGTTGTCGATGTCGTTCGTCGCCCGGCTCAGCACCTCGCCGCGCTTCTGCTTGTCGTAGTACGACAGCGGCAGCCGCTGCAGCTTGGCCTGCATGTCGCCGCGCAGCCTGGCCACCGCCAGGTTGATCGCGCGGTTGGCGAGCCGCGTGCCGATCATCATCGAGAAGCCGGCCACCGCGAACACGGCGAGCGCGAGCAGCAGCACCTCCCCGATCGCGTCGAAGTCGACGCCCTGGCCGGGGGTGAAGTCGACGCCGCCGAGCATGTCGGCCATGCCGGTGTCACCCTTGGCCCGCAGGCCCTCGATGACCTGCTCCTTGGTCGCCCCGGGCTTCATCTGCCCGCCGACGATCCCGCCGAACAGCAGGTCGGTGGCGTGCCCGAGGATCTTCGGCCCGACGACCGAGAGCCCCACGCTGATCACCACCGCGACCAGCACCCCGGCCACCGCCGCCCGGTGCTCCGCCAGCCGCTTGAGGAGCCGCTTCCCGGACCCCTTGAAGTCCATCGACCGCGAACCGGGCCCACCGGCCGCCATCCGCGCCGCCATCGGCCCACTCATCAGGCCGCCTCCGCTTCCGTCAGCTGGGAGAGCACGATCTCCCGGTAGGTCTCGTTGTCGGCCATCAGCTCGTGGTGGCGCCCGCTGCCGACGACGCGGCCCTCGTCGAGGACGACGATGCGGTCGGCGTCACGGATCGTGGAGACCC
This window harbors:
- the dnaG gene encoding DNA primase, with the translated sequence MAGRINDEDVKAVRDAVPIDAVVSEYLQLRNAGGGNLKGLCPFHDEKSPSFQVSPSKGFFHCFGCQEGGDTITFVMKIDHLTFSEAVERLAGQAGITLRYEEGGYNPSHQRGERIRLVEAHKIAAQFYVDQLESPEAEIGRKFLAERGFDQAAAAHFGVGYSPAGWDHLTRFLRGKGFTDKELTLSGLSQEGRRGPIDRFRGRLMWPIRDIGGEVVGFGARRLREDDNGPKYLNTPETPIYKKSQVLYGIDLAKKEIAKSSRAVVVEGYTDVMACHLAGVTTAIATCGTAFGGDHIKILRRLLMDNGSARVIFTFDGDAAGQKAALRAFEDDQKFAAETYIAIAPDNMDPCDLRLVKGDEAVADLVEPRTPLFEFALRQIVSRYDLETPAGRAAALDEAAPVVARIKNSASQHEVAVQLAGMLGILDTQFVVKRVAQLARWARDRGGKGPAPARGGAPSMAAAAPATPGFGGPALTLRNPVYATERELLKLALQHPHLVSPAFDAYGIDEFTAAPYAAVRQAVLEAGGAEQGVQDPQAYLVAVREAAPDDAVRAMVTELAVEAIHRKTVDEAYAGEQLVWVRRRAVDRRIRDVQGTLTRLGNGGDPAQLAAVQNELWVLQQYGQALRERGAEAL
- a CDS encoding sirohydrochlorin chelatase — its product is MTDEFASTGTTSTAGLLTMISDQLGDQLSHVSLRSRKKAPALVLVAHGSRDPRALATVTALTHRIRELRPALPVHLGHIELNEPLLTDTLTALRPGRAVLVPLLLSRGHHVKHDIPGAAGAAEHLRTRVAAPLGPHPLLVDALHDRLTEAGWPAQQSERARRRSGVVLAAAGSRDPDAAVDIRRTADLLAHRLGVPVVPAHPGSAEAQDVPAAVRALAARGRTRTAVAAYFTAPGRFAAQAAAAAPGIAAAPLGTHPALARLVLHRYDTALTGAAQNAPHTALPDLATA
- a CDS encoding RNA polymerase sigma factor; translated protein: MPESPERGRSTDDAPSAARLSSDHLEVAPVQTQTLTPSESTAQAEPPAAPADDVLPAVPAQSRSAHHPEAAGAGAPQDEPGETVPSDAPEPLRAARAETGGPSSDLFRQYLREIGRIPLLSAAEEVELARRVEAGLFAEERLTSGADLDSGLALDLDRLVVMGRMAKRRLIESNLRLVVSVAKRYVGRGLTMLDLVQEGNLGLIRAVEKFDYARGYKFSTYATWWIRQAMSRALADQARTIRVPVHVVELINRVVRVQRRMLQERGYEPTPEEVAAHLDLPHERVSEVLRLAQEPVSLHAPVGEEDDVALGDLIEDGDAASPVESAAFLLLREHLEAVLSTLGERERKVVQLRYGLADGRPRTLEEIGRIFGVTRERIRQIESKTLNKLRDHAFADQLRGYLD
- a CDS encoding winged helix-turn-helix domain-containing protein, whose amino-acid sequence is MLRIEVTGEDLARLRVAPDTDPLWEIVLSLHLLQNRQAAVVFDPWRREVRAALARSGLTEVTAALTRLSPWAAYFPDFLTPGQGGGGLAEGIEAVLSTPRRRLSAELSEVYAHGPVPPGVRRLAEGDVAALERLGRALRAYHAVAVEPYLPAMRGAVADDRAVRADAALRGGAAGLLESYGPSVALDAGALVAAYPVARRLPLGGRPLTIVPGFFCVVAPVVLADDALDPVLVHPLGPAPGWLARTRAHGSAPPPVSQLIGPTRALVLDALEHPRTTGQLAELLRLTASTASRHATVLREAGLVTSERRGNTVLHRRTPLGDAVMNGGRVGEDVAGGGR
- a CDS encoding NAD(P)/FAD-dependent oxidoreductase → MVDADQTFVIVGGGLAGAKAAETLRSEGFTGRVILIGDERDHPYERPPLSKGYLQGKEERDSVFVHEPAWYASNDIELHLGQTVTAIDRTAKTVQLGEGTAVRYDKLLLATGAEPRRLDIPGTHLAGVHHLRRLSHAERLKHVLASLGRDNGHLVIAGAGWIGLEVAAAARQYGAEVTIVEPEATPLHAVLGPELGQIFTELHSDHGVRFHFGARLTEISGQDGMVLAALTDDGEEHPAHDVLAAIGAAPRTALAEAAGLEMAPREHGGGIAVDIALRTSDPDIHAAGDVAAVQHPLFDTRLRVEHWANALNGGPAAARAMMGKDVVYDRVPYFFSDQYDLGLEYSGWAPPGSYDQVVLRGDAGKREFIAFWLKDGRVLAGMNVNVWDVTEQIQKLIRTGVRPGAERLGDPSVPLATLLEE
- a CDS encoding deoxyguanosinetriphosphate triphosphohydrolase, whose protein sequence is MERSDKNGLDDTGYDPAAAERWAPEPDKRPGRTAFQRDRARVLHSAALRRLAGKTQVVTPGTRSRHWDASPRTRLTHSLECAQVGRELGAALGCDPDLVETACLSHDLGHPPFGHNGEQALNEIAEDCGGFEGNAQSLRLLTRIEPKRFVHAPGTGELVSVGLNLTRAALDAATKYPWPRGAHPSDPGSPKFGVYEDDRPVFDWVRQAAPGRRTCFEAQVMDWSDDVAYSVHDLEDGLHAGHLDPNVLHAEPERADVFAVAVGRYVPADTDPAELAAALDRLLDQEWWPHGYDGTAIAQARLKDATSQLIGRFCLAAEGATRARYGSGRLTRYGAELVVPREARMECAVLKAVADRYVMQRPQQEALRADQRVVVAELAEALTARAPDGLDPQFRALFDEAPDDRARKRVVVDQIASLTDATARSLHASLTAPRS
- a CDS encoding ABC transporter ATP-binding protein; its protein translation is MSGPMAARMAAGGPGSRSMDFKGSGKRLLKRLAEHRAAVAGVLVAVVISVGLSVVGPKILGHATDLLFGGIVGGQMKPGATKEQVIEGLRAKGDTGMADMLGGVDFTPGQGVDFDAIGEVLLLALAVFAVAGFSMMIGTRLANRAINLAVARLRGDMQAKLQRLPLSYYDKQKRGEVLSRATNDIDNIGQTLQQTMGQMLNSLLTIVGVLVMMFWISWLLALVALVTVPLSVVVAAKVGKRSQPQFVQQWKTTGVLNAHIEEMYTGHTLVKVFGRQKESAEQFAEQNEALYEASFKAQFNSGIMQPLMFFVSNLNYVLVAVVGGLRVASGSLSIGDVQAFIQYSRQFSMPLTQVASMANLVQSGVASAERIFELLDAEEQSPDPRTPRKPERLRGHVEFEHVAFRYDPDRPLIEDLSLTAEPGHTVAIVGPTGAGKTTLVNLLLRFYDVTGGRITLDGVDIAEMSRDELRAGIGMVLQDTWLFGGTIADNIAYGAAKEVTREDVERAARAAHADRFIRTLPDGYDTVIDDEGTGVSAGEKQLITIARAFLSDPVILVLDEATSSVDTRTEVLIQKAMARLASGRTSFVIAHRLSTIRDADTILVMENGSIVEQGSHEDLVSAGGAYQRLYEAQFAQAVAEVD
- a CDS encoding sulfite exporter TauE/SafE family protein; translation: MAVDAVDWCALLAVALAAGWLDAVVGGGGLVQVPALMVLLPTAPMATLLGTNKLVAITGTSSAALTYARRVGLGGTGTVRAALIGVPTSLLGAMTAAYLPEGVFLPAVLVTLLAVGVWGLFGAGAAQGRAPDGPGERPRRPGRRALTAVAVIGYYSGAIGSGTGVLLVALFTATLGTGFLKGSATAKAVSVGTDLGALVLFASLGHVLWATGAAMALANITGGAIGARTAIRGGAGFVRAALLCTVVALVTKLALDHWA